In the Schaalia hyovaginalis genome, ATCACGGGCCCCTGGTTGATATGCACGACCTTGAAGAATCTGCGTTCCGTGCGGCAGACGACGAGGGCGCCGGCGATGAGCACGCCCTCCTCCTTCACCCCGAAGCACGCCGTCTCCGCCCTCGTGACTGCGCCCTCACTACGGCCGCGCTCTGGATGAACGAGGAATGCAGCGTCCCGAGGCTGATCGCATCGAGTTCCTCGGGAGTTATTTCGGAGAAGCGCAGGTCGCTCATGCCGTTCATGCATAGCCGTCCGCCCTCTTCGGGCCCCTCCCGCAGGCCCCTCGAAGGGACGGGCGAAAAGGCGGGGAGAAAAGGCGGGCGGAGAGGCGGGCGTGCGCTCAGGATGGACGCCTCAACGGGCCTGCCCCGAAGGCGCAACCCCGGGGCGGCGAAAGCGCCGTCCCGGGGAGCGTCCATGCGGCCCGGGCTTGCACGGAGCAGATCGATCCGCGCACGCCCGCGCCGAGGGATCTCAGCGCCTCACCGCCTTGCGACGACGAACTGCGAGGACTCCGCCTGCCCCGGCGAGCACCGCCGCCGACAGGATGATCGCGCTCGCAGCGGCGCCGGTGCGGGCAAGATCGGAATCTCGCCCACCCGGAGCGGTCTTCGGGGGCGTCAGCGGCGGTTGAGCGCTCCCACCCGGTTGATCCCCCGGGCCGGGCTCGTCACCGCCACCGGGCGCATCGCCACCGGGGGACGCGCAATCCTCCGGTTTCGGCGCGCTGAAGGTCCATTCGACCTCCAGGCCATCCGCGATCGCGAAGCCCTCGGCGGCTTCAGCGGTCACCGTCAGCGTCCCGCCGTACTCGTAGGTGAAACCCCCAGCACTCACCGCCTTGCCATCGATCCGATAGATCACGCCCTCAGTGGCTGGAATCGTCACGAAAGGCTTGACCGTACAGGTCGCCGGATCAGTGGCCTTCGGCGCCACGACCTCGTCAACCCTCACCGGCTCGGCGGAAGCCAAGGTCTTCCCGCTGATGCGGATCTCCGCGGCGCCGCCGAAATTCTTACCCGCTAAGAGCGGACTCGTCTCGACGAGCCTGACGTACTTGCCCTCCACCGCATTGAAGGCGACGAACTGAGGTGCGAGATCGCCGGTGAACTCTCCGCCCGCGACTGAGTCGCCCCAGGTCTTGCCGTCCTCGGACACGAAAATCTCGTACCCGCCGACACGGCCGTTATCCGCGTTCTGGCGCTGCATGAATTCCAGTCCGTTGATCGTGCAACCGCTCTGCGCGCAGGGGATCACCTTGATGACGATCTCGTGCGGGTAGGGGTCCTCTCCGTCGGACCATTTGCTGTGCCAGTAGGTCGACGGATCATCATCAATGGCGGCATCCGCGAAGCCACTCGGGGCCGGTTCCAGCGAGGTCTGCTCCGAGGAGACGCCGACGACTTCAAGTTCGTCATGCCCAGTGAAGAGGTCGCGCTCGGGGAATGCGGAAGGGGCGACTCGCAGGGTGTCGGAGTCCTCCGCCGCCTTGCCCTCAGCGTCCGTCCAGCTCGCGGTGAAGACGACATCAGCCGGATCGGCGCCGGCAGGCATGGTGAGCCTCCAGGTCGCAACCGAATCGAGAGAGCCCTCCTCGGACCCGCTCACCCGGTCACCGGGGGCGGCGACCAGTTCCGCAGCCCAGCCTTCGGGCACCTGGAGCGAATGCTTCACACCCGTCACGACGCCCTCGGCGAGCCTGACGGTCGTCGTCACGTCCATTGCGGCCGTGTCCGAGTCGCCGACGGGCAGCGCGGTTCCCGAGATCGACACAACCGGACGGATCCCCAGATCGACCACCCGGAAGTTGTCGATCACGAGATCGTCCTGCGAATGCGAAGCGGTCATCCGCACTCCGATGAATGCAGGAGCACTCGTCATCACAGCGAAGTTCCTCACGAAGGTCGCCGTGCCCTCGCCCGTCTCGACGCCGTCGGTCCACCCGGTCCCTCGGGCCTTGGGAACATCCCAGGTCTGATCGACTGCCTCTTCCCAGCCCGCACCGCTTGCCACGTCATGCCCGAGCTCGAGCTTGTAACTGCCGTCGAAACCGGCCTGGTAATCGAAGCTGATCTCGTAGCTGTGACCGTACTCGAGAGGCAGCGTCGCCTCCGTGGTGCGCAGAATCCGACCGCCGTTCTCCTGGTGCGCGAGGAGGGACCACTGGCCGTCCAACACGTTGTCCAGGTACTTCTGGCCCTTCAGCCCCTGACGGCTGTCGTCGACGATGCCGTACCACCCGGACTGGGAGAAGGGCGCGTGCAGCTTGGCAAGCTGCGTGCGCGCATCGCCGCCCGCGTTCGCTTTGCCGGTGACGAAGGGGTAGTAGCCGGTATCGACGTTCTCAAAATCCTCGAAGACGACGGTGCCGCCCACGGCGCCTTCCTTCTCCGGCGTCGGACGATCGACGATTCGCAGATCATCGATCCCCACGCGGGCGTCGCCCTCGTCGGCCGCGACCTTCAAGGTCACCGAAGTCCCGGTCGTGGTGAAGTGGACGGGGACGCGCTGGAAGTAGGTGCCCAGCTTCTCATCCGATGCCGTCGCATTGAGCGCGCTGGACGAATGGATGGTCGTCACCGCTTCACCGTTCCCGCCCTTTTGGGCGGGAGGCGCGCTCACGCCCTCGCCGGACACGGATACCTTCACCGTCCGCGTCTTCCCGGGCTCGATCTCCACCCAGGCCCATGCGGAGTAGGTGCCGGGCTCGACGGTGATCGTCTGAGCCAAGGACGACTCACCCGCACCGAGCTGCGCGAAGGAGTTGTTGACCTTCGACTGCTCGATCGTCACCGCACCGCTCGTCGTGTACGCATCGAGGGTCTCAGAGAAGAATCCGGGGTCCTCGATACCCGATCCCTGGCCCCAATTCGGGGTCTTGGGCGCGGGGACCGCGCTCGTCGGGTACAGCACGTACGCGGTGTTGGCCTCGGTCGCCGGGATGTTCACCGAGCCGCCGCTCACGCCGAGGTCGGCAACCTTCTCCCTGCCGGTATCGGTGAGTTTGAACAGCGTGAGAGAGGCCTGCCCTTTGAAGGAATCGGTGAGCTCCCAGCTCTGCGGAGCGTTCGTGGGGTTCCAGTAGTACAAGCGGTCGCTCCCCCCGTCCTTCCAGGGGAGGAGGTAGGAGCCGCCGGGCTTGAACACCGTGGAACCGTCGTAGGTAATGGTCCGTTGAACAGGGACTTCCGCACCTGAAATGGACGACTGGGCCGAGACGACCTCGGTGCCGTTCTTGAAAGTGATGCGGCCCTTCTCCCAGGTGCGGATATCCGATTGCTGGAGGAACTTCGCCGGGAGGTTGCGCTGCCACACATTCGTGATGAAGGCGTTGTAGTCGGTGTGACCGGTCCACCCTTCGAACTCGATGACATTGGTATTGCCGAGCATCGGATCGGGGTTGAAGGTGTCGCGGTAGGAGTTCTCGATGTAACGGATGAGCTGAGAGTTGATGCCCTTCATATTCGTGCCGCCATAGGCCTCATCGTTCGCCCAATGGGACCAGGACGAGAACTGCGGCATGGAGTACGCCCATTCCGAACCCAGACGCCATCCCCTGTCGCGCATCTCCTGACCGAAGCGCTGGGCCTGCCAGCCGTGCTTGTAGTAGACGTCCCAATAGAGCCAGTTCATGTTCGAATCGGCGGGGAAATCCGCGCGCAGCTGGTCAAGGCGCTTGAGGACGTTGCCCGAGGCGAGATCCTTCCGCTCATTCATGTAATAGGCCTGGTTCATCCAGCCCCAGGCCTTGCCCGGCGGAAGATCGACCTCGCAGGGCGCAGCCACGCCGTTGACGTCCATGTTCTCGGCGTCCGCGAAACAATTCGCCTCGGAGTAGGACTCGGTCGCATTGACGTGGATGCCGAAAGTGGCGTTCCACTTCCCGCCCTCGGAGACGAGGGTCTTCATGTCCTCCAAGCCGCCGGCCCGCTCGTTGTAGTTGCCGCCGTAATCGCCCTGGGCGGAATCATGCCCTTCGGCCTGATAGCCCTTGAGGAGCACCTCCTGGCCGAGGTTGTCGGTGGCGAGGGAGATGCGCTTCGTATCGTCAAGGGTGCGCAGGAAGGGGTGCGTCGCCTGGGAGACGATGTTGAAGGGGATGCGCATGATGACGTAGTTCTTCACGTCTTCGCGGCCGTTGGCGACTGAGAGGATTTCGCGCGCGGCGGTGGCCCCGTCCTGCCAGTCGACCTTCGCATCTCCATTGGCATCCGCTACGACTTTCACCTTGACCATTGGATTCGGGTCGACACCGATGCCAGAACCCGTGTCATAGCTCGCGACTTCCTCCGCACGGTGGACCCACGTCCCCGGGGAGACGGTGCCGACGTTGACTCCGCGGACCTTCGAGCTGGCGTAGATGAAACGCGAATTCGTGGCGGCGAGCGCAGTGCCGTCAGAACCGATTGCGTTGGTGTCGAAGCCGGCCGCAAGCTCGGAGTTCGATGCCGTTACCGCGTACGCCCGAGAGGGCCTGAGCACGGAATTCGCGACATTGACGAGGCGGTCGCCGGACACCGCACGGTTCACCGAGATCTCAGCGCCGAGAATCTGGGCCGCAGGATCCGTTCCGACGACCGAAACGAGACTGAGCCCGGGGATGCCGATAGTACCGACTTGCGCCTCGGGATCGGTGATATCCGCAAGCTCGTAGGTGAGAGCACCGTCCTTCACCGAAAGGATCGCGTTGAGGGTGACACCCTCGAGGCCGGGGACCGTCATCGGATAGGTGACGGAGGAGCGGTCGGCAGACACCGCCGGCTCACCGACCGTCACCTTGTAAGACCGGTCGGAAATCGTGATCTCGGAAAGCGGATCGCCAAACTGACCGGCGAGCTGCTTGCCGTCGTAGCGGTAATCGACGATCTGGGGGAAGCCCGGATGCGTTCGCACAGTGAGCTCACCATCGGTGATCTCCACAGCGCCCTCCGGCACGACGATACTCGGGCCCTCACCCAGATCCCCGGTATTCGGATCGTCGGGATTCGAGGGATCCGCGCCAGGATCCTCCGCCTCGCTCGCGGATGAGGCCCCGAACTCGGCGAGGGTCGCCACCTGCTCCGGCGCATCGTTGCCGCCCCAGGAGGACTTGTAGGTGACGCGCACGCACTGGGCGGGCGCGGGCTCATCAAAATCAATCACCACCGGGGCGAGTTTCCCGTTCTCGGGCGCGGCGGGAACGGAACCGCTCGCCACCTGAGTGAACTGCGCAGCCGCAGCATTCTCAGCGACCTGGCAGTTCGGATCGGTCGACACCTCAACCGCGTACTCCCCCACGCGGCCCGAGCCGTTGGAGGACTGGCGGGGGGTGAGCGTGACGCGGCCGAGCGCCTCTTCCTTCTGTCCGAGATCGATGACGAACCAGTGCGGAAGCGGATCAGACCCGCCCTGCCACTTCGTGTGCCAATACGTGTCGGTATTCCCATCAAGCACCAATTCGAGGGCTCCATTGGCGCCCTCGCCCGTGGTCTCGATCGAGTCAGTCGCCACCGCGACCATGCGGCTCGGGTCGATCGGCGTATAGGTGTAGGTGGGTGCGGCATGCCCGGCCGGCGTCAAACCGACGAGCATGAGAATCGCGCACGCCGCTGTCGCGGCTCTCCAGTTGTTCGGGCGCATCCTTATGCTTTCTCCGATTCTGCGTGAGGGTGGTAACTCAGAGAGCGACCGATGCCGGAACCGCGATCAGGAAAAACACCGTTCCCTCTACGGATCGTTCCGCCGAGGTTCCTCGATGGCGCGGAGTGCTCAGATGGCGCGGAGTACTCAATCGCCCAGCGGCTCAGCCGGCACGAGCATCGCCCTCTAGTGCATGTCAACGCTGACATGCGCTTGATTCTAGTCCAGAGCCCCCGCAACACCCCGGGCGATTCGGTGTCATATTTCGCCCCTCAAATCTCCTGGGGACGGGCTCGCCCAAGCCGCCTGTCGAGACGAAGAGGCCGCCCCCGGCCGGACCATCCCCACCGGATCGTTCCAGGTGCGGTGAGGGCTCGATGCTCATGCGATTGCCGCCCGGGTGGCGTGATGCTGACACGAGGAAGTCCCGGGGCATTGTTCGACAGTGTCCCGGGACTTCACACAGGTGGAGCTTGGGCGGCACGTGTCGAACTCATTCCTGCTCGCGACCGCGTGTTGCTTGTTCAGGGAACGCGCTCGTGTCCACCATCCAATCGATCGACATCAAGAATCATCACTTCTCGGATTGCGTGCAACGCCGTGAAGGACGCGCCCGCTCAGAGTGCGTCCCGAAGCGGCTATCACGGACCGAGAGCCGTGATGGGGACGACACAGACGCCGTCGGGACGCCGGTAGCTGAAGCGGCCTCCTGTCACCACTATGAGCGCAGCCGCCTCGCCGTGTCTTTCATGATCGATCTTGCCGGCCATCCGCAGTAGTGAAGCCGCAGCAGCATCTGCTGCGGACTCTCCCAGCTTGACCTCGATCCCGGCCCATCTTCCGTCAGGGAGCTCGAGCACCGCATCGACTTCGTGCCCTGTCTGGGAATCGCGCCAAGAGGCCAGCGCTGCGCCTA is a window encoding:
- a CDS encoding endo-alpha-N-acetylgalactosaminidase family protein is translated as MRPNNWRAATAACAILMLVGLTPAGHAAPTYTYTPIDPSRMVAVATDSIETTGEGANGALELVLDGNTDTYWHTKWQGGSDPLPHWFVIDLGQKEEALGRVTLTPRQSSNGSGRVGEYAVEVSTDPNCQVAENAAAAQFTQVASGSVPAAPENGKLAPVVIDFDEPAPAQCVRVTYKSSWGGNDAPEQVATLAEFGASSASEAEDPGADPSNPDDPNTGDLGEGPSIVVPEGAVEITDGELTVRTHPGFPQIVDYRYDGKQLAGQFGDPLSEITISDRSYKVTVGEPAVSADRSSVTYPMTVPGLEGVTLNAILSVKDGALTYELADITDPEAQVGTIGIPGLSLVSVVGTDPAAQILGAEISVNRAVSGDRLVNVANSVLRPSRAYAVTASNSELAAGFDTNAIGSDGTALAATNSRFIYASSKVRGVNVGTVSPGTWVHRAEEVASYDTGSGIGVDPNPMVKVKVVADANGDAKVDWQDGATAAREILSVANGREDVKNYVIMRIPFNIVSQATHPFLRTLDDTKRISLATDNLGQEVLLKGYQAEGHDSAQGDYGGNYNERAGGLEDMKTLVSEGGKWNATFGIHVNATESYSEANCFADAENMDVNGVAAPCEVDLPPGKAWGWMNQAYYMNERKDLASGNVLKRLDQLRADFPADSNMNWLYWDVYYKHGWQAQRFGQEMRDRGWRLGSEWAYSMPQFSSWSHWANDEAYGGTNMKGINSQLIRYIENSYRDTFNPDPMLGNTNVIEFEGWTGHTDYNAFITNVWQRNLPAKFLQQSDIRTWEKGRITFKNGTEVVSAQSSISGAEVPVQRTITYDGSTVFKPGGSYLLPWKDGGSDRLYYWNPTNAPQSWELTDSFKGQASLTLFKLTDTGREKVADLGVSGGSVNIPATEANTAYVLYPTSAVPAPKTPNWGQGSGIEDPGFFSETLDAYTTSGAVTIEQSKVNNSFAQLGAGESSLAQTITVEPGTYSAWAWVEIEPGKTRTVKVSVSGEGVSAPPAQKGGNGEAVTTIHSSSALNATASDEKLGTYFQRVPVHFTTTGTSVTLKVAADEGDARVGIDDLRIVDRPTPEKEGAVGGTVVFEDFENVDTGYYPFVTGKANAGGDARTQLAKLHAPFSQSGWYGIVDDSRQGLKGQKYLDNVLDGQWSLLAHQENGGRILRTTEATLPLEYGHSYEISFDYQAGFDGSYKLELGHDVASGAGWEEAVDQTWDVPKARGTGWTDGVETGEGTATFVRNFAVMTSAPAFIGVRMTASHSQDDLVIDNFRVVDLGIRPVVSISGTALPVGDSDTAAMDVTTTVRLAEGVVTGVKHSLQVPEGWAAELVAAPGDRVSGSEEGSLDSVATWRLTMPAGADPADVVFTASWTDAEGKAAEDSDTLRVAPSAFPERDLFTGHDELEVVGVSSEQTSLEPAPSGFADAAIDDDPSTYWHSKWSDGEDPYPHEIVIKVIPCAQSGCTINGLEFMQRQNADNGRVGGYEIFVSEDGKTWGDSVAGGEFTGDLAPQFVAFNAVEGKYVRLVETSPLLAGKNFGGAAEIRISGKTLASAEPVRVDEVVAPKATDPATCTVKPFVTIPATEGVIYRIDGKAVSAGGFTYEYGGTLTVTAEAAEGFAIADGLEVEWTFSAPKPEDCASPGGDAPGGGDEPGPGDQPGGSAQPPLTPPKTAPGGRDSDLARTGAAASAIILSAAVLAGAGGVLAVRRRKAVRR